A segment of the Candidatus Brocadiaceae bacterium genome:
GGACCGGTTCGCGCGTGCGATGGCGAAGCGGCGGAAGCTGATCGTGCATGTGGCCACGCATCCGCCGTGGACGAAGGAGGCGCGCAACGTGGCCGAGCGGTTCCGTCGACACGGCGAGGCCCACTTCCGTTTCATCACGACGCCGGGTGTGGAGCCCACGAACAACCTTGCCGAGCAGGCGCTGCGGTTTGTGGTGATCGACCGGCGCATCACGCAGGGCACGCGCGGGGAGGCCGGACGGCAGTGGTCCGAGCGCATAGGGACGGTGCGTGCCACCTGCGCCCAGCAGGGCCGATCTGTGTGTGCGTTTCTTCACAACGCCCTCACCGCTTCCTTCACGGGCCAGCCCGCGCCGTCACTCCTGCCGGCTTGACCGGAAACCCGTGAACGGTTACCATCGCTCAGCGCCTCGCTGTAGGCGGGGGCGTTTGCGCATGTCTGGTTTCCGAGTGCCTTTGCCCCTGTGAATGGGACCGGCAAACCCTGACAGACTACCAGGAGGGGTGCCTGTTATAACTCTGAAGCCATCGCCGACGGCTGACGATCCATAAGTAGTTACACCATGGACATTTGTGACGGAGGGTGGAATGCGACGCACACGCGGCTGGGCCCTCCTTTTGCTCTTCTTCCTGTCTGCCTCCGGCGCCGCTTTCGGTGTAGCGGGTGATCCGGCCTCCGTTCTCAAGTCGTACCTCGCCCGAGATGGCTCGGATCGGCTCTCCGGCAAGGGCCAGTACATTCGTCACGTGTACCGACGCAAGGTTACCCTTGAGGAATTGGCGCCCGGCGTACACTTCGAGAGCCAGAAGCACGGAGCGGCCTTTGCCGCGCTGCTGAAGGCGGAGAGTGGCATAGAGCTCGGACTGGATGAGGACCAGAACGAGTACTCACTGGAGAGAATGTGGTTCGAGGGCGGGACGTTGCGTCGGGAGTCAGTGCCGCTGGCCTCGGAATCTGAGGCGCAGGTCGCGCTTTCCGGTGGTCTCCATCGTGATGGAGTGCCGCTGACGACTTACGTTTACGACGGGACCAAAACCATTGCTCTTACCCAGCGAGACAGTCCGAGTGGCCCGGACAACGTGGCCACAATCAATGCGGAACGGGTCTGGATGCCTCCTTTCAGGGCGTTCGGCGTTAACGACGGCGGTGAGCGGACCCGCGGCATCCGGGAAGCTCTGGACCAAGGGACGATGAGCGTCGTTTGCTCTTCGGTGGGCAAGGAGCTGGTTGTCCAGTGCGGGCTGGAGAACACTGCAGTCGGCGTGGAGATCCGTCTACTTCCCAAAATGGGCGGGGTCCTCAAGAGTGCCAGGATGTTCATGGGAGACCGTCTGGTTACTGAAACGCTATGCGACGACTACTTTCGCTCTGGCAGCGGTGACTGGTGCCCGGGCACCTACACCACGCGCAAGTACGCCGAGATCGACGGGGAGATGACCCTTACATACTCAGAATCCTACGAGGCCATCGACGGCTCTGTAGACTTCAACCTGCCCCTCGAGTCCGAACTCTTCGAACTCAAGTTGCCGCCTGGCACGCACGTGATGGACATACGCGGCGAGGATACGCTTGAGTTTGTCCACACGCCGAATGAGTTCACGGAGGTAGACGTAGACATTGCTTTGAGCGCGATCGAGGCGCAGGAGACCGCCGAGCCGCAAGCAGACGAAACGAGGGCCAAAGAAACGTTGCCGATATCTCGGCGCGAGCCCCACCGGGCTGGCCGTATTTCATCCCCAGTACCGTACCGTTCATGGCTATATGAGTGGGGCTGGTGTGCACTGGTGGTTGTGATCCTGTACGCCTTCATGTTCTGGCTGGCCTACAGGAAACGGCGAGCACAGAGGAAGGACGCCGGAGAGGTTTAGTGGTTCATGACCGTTGATTTTAGGGTGCGGTTTTTCGCAGTCTTGCCCACGGCTCCATTGGCGAGTGACTCGCCCGAGAGGAGGGTCGGCATGGCTGCGAAGTACGTCGTCAGGCTTACGCCCGAGGAACGCTCTGAGCTGTCGGCCCTGGTGCGGAAAGGCAAGACACAGGCGGATCGCATCAAGCACGCCAACATCCTGTTGGCCGTCGATGCCGACGGGCCCGCCTGGACCAATGAGCAGACGGCCAAGGCATTCCACTGCCACGCCAACACCGTCACCAATCTGCGCCAGCGGTTCGTCGAAGGCGGCCTGGAGGCCGCCCTGGAGCGCAAGAAGCAGCAGCGGCCGTCGCGAACTCCCGTCCTGGACGGCGAGGGGGAGGCCCGGCTGATCGCGATTGCCTGCAGCCCTCCGCCGGAGGGCCGCACCAGGTGGACATTGAAGATGCTGGCCGACAGGCTGGTGGAGCTGGAGGTGGTCGATTCGATATCGGACCAGGCGGTGCGGCGCACGCTCACAAAAACGAGACCAAACCGCACCTGCGCCAGTGCAGGGTGATCCCGCCGAAGGAGGACTCGGACTTCGTGGCCCACATGGAGGATGTGCTGGAGGTCTATAAGCGGCCCTACGACCCTTGCTTCCCGGTGGTCTGCATGGACGAGCAGCCGACGCAACTGATCAAGCAGACGCACGAGGTCATCCCGGCCGCCCCGGGCCGGCCCGTGCGCGTGGACCACGAATACGAGCGGGCCGGCACGGCGGAGAACTTCCTGTTCACCGAACCGCTGGCAGGATGGCGCAAGGTGAACGTCCGGCAGTGCAGGACGAAGGTGGACTGGGCCGAGGAGATCAGGGAACTGCTGGAGGTGGACTACCCCGAAGCCGAGAAGGTCGTGCTCGTATGCGACAACCTGAACACGCACAAGATGGGCTCGCTCTACGAGGCATTTGAGCCGGCGCAGGCGCGCCGACTGGCCTCGCGGCTGGAGGTGCATTACACGCCGAAGCATGGAAGCTGGATGAACATCGCCGAGTCGGAACTGAGCGTCTCCACCCGCCAGTGCCTGGATCGGCGCATACCGGAAGTAGGGCTCCTGCGGGCGCAGGCAAGACACTGGTACAGAGAACGCAACGCCCGGCAGAAGGGCGTGGACTGGCACTTCACCACCGAAGACGCCCGCATCAAGCCCCATCGGCTTTATCCACACATCCGACTGTCATGAAACACTAGAATGGAAAGAGAGCAGGATATGAGCCGTCTACACATATTGTTGTCGCGTCGGGCGCTCTGCTGTGCGGCCATATGTGTCTTTATCGGCATGATGGCCGATATTGGACGGGCAGACGATCTCGAAGAGTGGGAAAAGGCTGCTAGAGCTGGATTATCACTGCAACAAGAGACGAACTCACTCCACCAGCTTGGCCATGAGTACTATAAGCAAGGCAAATTCGCAAAGAGTCTTGCGTTATTTGAGGAGGTTGTCTCTCGGCGTTCGGACTCAGATGATGTACTCGTTGACTCTATGCGGATGGTAGGCCAGATCAACCTCTCCTGTTTTGTCAGGTTGCCGGAGGCCGAAACAGCCTACAAACAAATGATCGCACTTGCAGAACATGCCCCCGCTCTTCAAGCAACAAAGCCACTGCTTCTTACCGAAGCGTTGGAGAAATTGGCGCTGGCATACCAGTTGTCCTCTCGGTATGAAGATAGTATTGCAGCCAGGAACAGACTGTTGGCGGAAGGGGTACTGGAGGAGTCGTCCCGCGCATGGGCGCTACTTGAGATGGGTCGCGACTACGCACATGCTGGAAATGCCGATAAGGCGGTCGGCTATTTTGACCAACTTCTTAAGGAATACCCTAGTTTTGGCCGCGATACGGGCAGAGTTGTGAATGTGCTGATTGAGAGAATTAGGGCGCATGGTTTTGAGCGCAATGACGAGCGACGCGTGCGCATGCTGCAGGACGTGTGGAGTGACCCACAATACAGCACTTACCTGCAAGTGGTCAATGTGGGAAGGTCCATCGTTGCATCTGCGAACTTTCGTGGCGATTACAAGACAGCGGTGGCGACTGGATGGGAGGTGCTGAGAGCGGTTGATACCCGGTGGCCAGAGCTGTCGGACGAGGACGTGCACAAGCATGACATAGATGACGCATATGCGCAGGTCGTCGTTACAATGTGCGACATCCTAGAGCCTACTGGCGACATTCTTACACCAATAGCGTTGTACACCCGACTGCTTAACAGGTTCCCTGATGGCGTCTTTTCGGAACACTGCAAGCAAAGCCTTGACCGACTATACAGGAAGAAATTGCAGTATCATCCAGAAGACGTAATACCTGACATAGATGAACTTATTTCCATGGGTAACGAGCAGACAGATTCTATGTCTGCGGATTCAAGAGAAGACCGGTATGCGTCAGCAAGTATTTCTATCCATATGGACAGCTATGACGCTGGTGGCGTCGGCGATACGCAGAGGGATGATGAAGGACAGAGAAGCTCGGGCTATTGGATATGGGTCATGTGTGTTGTTGGCCTATTGTGTCTCGCATGTGGGACGATATGGATGCGAAGGTGTAATATCCGTCGAAAGAAGCGAGTTGATGAGTAGCTCATGTTAATGACAGGGTATTATCGATGGCGATTATGCCCGCTTCACATTCACTATTCATAATGATGGTAATGCCGAGTTAGTTGTCGAACGGGTCTATTCCAAATGCGGGTGTGTAAGGGCGGTCCTGCGTCAGGATAGAATTGCCTGTGGTGGAGAAGCGATTCTTACGGCGGCGGTTGACGTCACAGAGATCACGGGGCCTTTTAGTCAGCAAGTTCTGCTGTGTGTCAACGATCCGGTGACACCGCAGGTGGTATTGGAGTGTAAGGGCGTGGTGTCACGGCCAGTACTGGTGAAACCACAGGTCCTTAAGTTTGGCGTTCTGGCCGTAAGTGGTAATAGGAGTGTGCCAGTGGAAATACTGGCAAATCCTCCAGCAACACAGTTGCAGATTGGGAATGTGGATGTGAATTCGCGGTATGTCAAAGCAACACTTGTGAGTGACATGTCGGGAAAGGCTCGTATAGATGTGGCAACTGTGCCACCTGGTGCAGGCCGTGCGTCGCCGACGCGCCGCGGCTGAAGGCCGAGTTCGAGGCGATGGCCGACCACCCGAAGTTCGCCATGGTCAGCCTCGGCCTCGATGACAGCGCCGAGGCGGCGCGCCGGCACGTCGAGAGGTATGGGCTCTCGTGGCCGCACGTCTGCCTGGGCATGAACTCGGAGGTGGCCCGGGACTACGGGGTCGAGACGGTTCCGGTGTTCCTCTTCGTCGGCCCGGACGGAAAGGTGATCGCCAGCGGCGAGGCCGCGGTCAAGGCGATTCTGGCGGAACTGGAGGGCGGCTGACGGGCAGACGGGAGGCATTCAGGCGGCGCCGAGCTTCTTCTGGAGCCGATCCACGAGGGCGGCGAACTGAGGGTCGCCTTGCCGCTCTCGTGCGACCTTGTCGGCGGCATGCTTGACGCTGCTGTGGGTGAGGCCGCCGAAGGCGCGGCCGATCTCCGTCAGGGACGCGTCCGTCAACTCGCCCGCCAGGTAGATGCCCACGTGGCGGGCTCGGACCACCGTGCGGGAGCGCGAACGGCCCCGGATCTGCTCGACCGTGACCGACATGGCCTCCGCAACGGCCTGCTGGATGGCCTCAACCCCCACGGGCGCCGCCGCCGAGGGCTGCATCGCGGCGAACGCCTCCCGGGCGGCAGAAAGCTCCATCTTGCCGCAGCCGGCGACGCCGGCGTAGAGCACCAGCCGGCAGACGGCCGCCTCCATGGCGCGGAAGCTGTGGCCATAGCGCCCGGCGATGAGCGAGTGGACCTCCTGGACGGCGTCCAGGCCCTTGCGGCGGGCCAGTTGCCGGACGATGTCCGCGCGTGCCTCCTCGTCGGGCGGCAGGAGCACGGCCGGGAAGCCGCTCCGAAGCAGCGCCTGCAGGCCCGGATCGACCTCCTTGAGTTCCTCGGCGTGGGGCACACCGCCCAGGGCCACCCGCCCGCCCCGCTCCAGGATGTGCTTGATCGTGTGGAGCAGCTCGCCCTGCCCGGCCGCCTTGCCCTCGATGAACTGGATGTCGTCCAGGATCAGCATGCGGCAGGCGCGGTAGCGCCCCCGGAACACGTGCGTCGTCCGGCGCTGGATGGCGTGGTAGTACTCGTTGCACCAGTCCTCGGCGGTCATCAGGACGGGGTCCATGTCCCGCTCGGGGGCGGCGGCCATGGCGTACACGGCACGAAGGAGCGCACTCTTGCCGACTCCGTAGTCGCCGCAGACGTAGAGGAAGCGGACGCGGGGGTTCTCCTGGCCGGCCAGTTCGCGGGCGGCGGCGAAGGGCAGCCGGTTGGCGCCGCAGCAGATCAGGGCGTCGAAGCTCCAGTCGGCCGGCGCCTTCGGTGCGCCGAGGCGCACGCAGAGGGGCTCGGCGGCGGGCGGATCCTCGGCGACGGCCTCCCGGCCGGCCCGCATCTGGCGGAACAGGCGCGGAGCCACGTCGAAGCCGACGGCCATCGGCCGCCCGACCAGGTCCTGGACCGTCGCGGCGACCGCGCGGGCATACTGGGCGGTCAGGTACTGCTGGATGACGACGTTCGGCACGCCGACGACGAGCCGCGATTCGTCACCGCCCATCAGCTCGGTCTGGCGGAACCAGATGCTGAAGCGCTCCTGTCCGAGGCGCTCCTTGATCCCCTGCTGGACGGCGCGCCAGAACTCCTCGCAGGAGGTATACTCGGTGGCCGCCCGGAGGAACGCCAGGAGGGGGTCCGCCACTGCGTGTGCCGCGTCGGTGAACTCGATCCGGGCGCTGGTTTCAGGCTGTGCGGACACGCAACTCCTCCGAGACGACCCTCAGGTCGCTTCCAGAAACGTCCGTATGTCCTACCGGGGAATCAGGAACGACGGATGGAAACGGGCGTTGCGGGACAGGAGGCGGCTGCAAGACAGACGCACACGGCGGGGCCCTGCTTGAATCGGGGCGACCCGCCTGCACCGGGGAGAGAACGCACTCGTCTGTCCGACCGAACTCTGCTGCTCATAGGCTCCCGGCTGCCGCTCATTGGCTGTTGTCCCGTCCCTCCGACCATGCGCCCAACGGAGGAGATGTTAGGCGATACTCGCCGGCGGCGCAACCCGTTCGTGCCCGACCGGCGACCGGCCGCCCCCCTCCCGACGGCGATAAGTCACAGGCAGCAAACGAATTCTGTGAAGCCGGATATTCTTCCCGCGCGTCGCCGTTTTCCGGCCGGGGCGCGGCAGCGGGAGGCGGACACCCGCCCGGCCTCCGGCCGCGTGCGCCCGTTGCGCGTTGCGGGCAAAGGACTTACGGGAGCGCGACGGCAAGGGCGGGCGGCGCCACCCGCGCGGCCCCGTGCAAACGCCTCCAGACGCCCTCTCCGGGCCGTTCCGCGAACGGGCCGATTCCGTAGCACGGCCGCCGCGTCGCGTGTTACGCGAAACAGGGCATCGGCCGCCTCGCCGATCAGCCCCTGCCGGTGACCCCAAGGCGTTTGCGCGCCAATGCCTTACGCCCGCAGCCACCGGCCAACCACCGCCCCCCCCCATCCCGCCGAAGGGGCAGAGGTGGCGCCCGACCCGCCGTCTCGGGCGCCCGCAGACGGTCGGTTGCGCCAATTTGCCGCCCAAAGGGCCACCGGCCTTGACACGGCCGGCGGGGTCCGGTATACCAGCCGGAACCATGGGCCGGCAGGTCCGCGGGCCCGCCAACACGGAAACCCCGGGGAATCTGACATGACACTCAGGATCGGCATCGTCGGCGTGGGCGGCATCGGCAACATCCACGCCCGCATCTACACCGAACTGCCCGAGACGACCGTCGTCGCCGTCTGCGACATCATCAAGGAACGCGCCGACAAGGCGGCCGCCGCCTACGGCGCCCGGGCGTTCTACAGCGTGCAGGAGATGCTCGACAGCGGCATCGAGCTGGATGCCTGCAGCATGTGCACGGCCGGCGTCGAGAACGGCGGCGACCACTACGCGCCCACCATGCAACTGCTGGCCGCCGGCCTGCCCGTCCTGGGCGAGAAGCCCATCAGCAACGAGATCGACAAGGCCGAGGAGATGGTCGCCCTGGCCGCCGAGAAGGGCCTGCCCTACGCGGTCAACCTGAACCACCGCTTCACGCCCGCCGCCGAACGCGCGAAGAAGTGGATCGAAGACGGCCGCCTGGGGCAGCTCCACATGATCAACATGCGCATGTGGATCAACAACCCGAACGAGACCTCGCCCTGGTTCCACCTGCGCGCCCTGCACCCGCACTCGATCGACGTCATGCGCTACTTCTGCGGCGACGTCCGGACCGTCCACGCGTTCCTGAGCAAGGGCAAGGGCCGCGCCATCTGGTCCAACGCGCAGATCGGCATGCTGTTCGAGAACGGCGTCATCGGCAACCTGACGGGCAGCTACGACGCCGGCGGCAGCTTCGGGCTGGAGTGCTGCGACGTGAGCGGGTCCGAAGGCCGGTTCGTCATCGAAGACGCGTGTGAACGGCTCTTCTTCCATCCGCGGCGCAGCATCGAGGCGGAGCGCTACGACTACCTGGGCGGCATGCGCGTCTTCGGCGAGACGTTCAAGAGCCGCATCACCTGCTGGGTGAGGCAACTGATCGCGAAGGTGCCCCCGAGCGAGATCGAGGCGAGCGGCGCCGAGGCGCTCAAGGCGCAGCGCGTCATCGAGGCGGCGATCCGTTCCTTCCAGACCGGCCAACGCGTGGACGTCGGCTGAGGGGGGGCCTCCCCCCCCACAGGAGGCTGCGACATGATCCGGCTCGGCGTCAATACCGTCCTGTTCTCCGGATTCCCGCTCGAAACGGCCGTCGACTGCATCGCCCGTGCAGGCTACGACGGCGTGGAGCTGTCGGCCATCGCCGGCATGTGCGAACACCTCGAACTCGACCGCTGGGAGGACCAGGTCGACGCGATCCGCTCCCTGCTGGCCGACCACGGCCTGGCGCCGCTGGCCATGGAGGAGGCCCGCCTGGATGAGGACCGGCTCCGCAAGGCCTTCGGGGCCGCGCAGGCCATCGGCATCCCGGTCGTCAACATCGGACCGGGCGGCAAGAAGGACGTCGAGGAGGACTTCGTGCGGCAGACGGACATGATGGCGAGGATGGCCGACATGGCGCAGGCACACGGCGTTGTGCTCTGCGTGAAGGCGCACGTCGGCGCCTGCATCCACGACACGCCGACAACCCTGCGGGTGATGGACCGGATCGCGTCCCCGCACTTCGGCATCGACATGGACCCGAGCCACATCTACCGGGCCGGAGAGAACCCCGAAGAGGCCCTGCCGCAGGTGCTCAGCCGCGTGCGCCACGTGCACATCCGCGACTGCAAGGGCCGCGGCCCCAGCCCGGGGCCGATCCGCGACCAGGCGTGCGGCCGGGGCGACGTCGACCTGCCCGGCTACTTCCGCGGGATGGTCGCCGGCGGCTACGACGGGCCCGTCGACCTGGAGGTCATCGGTGCGAAGGATGAGGATCTGACCGAACGCACAATCATCGCCGCCGAGAGCTACGGTTACATGAACGCTTGCCTGGAAGCCCTGGGCGCCCGATAGAGGGGAGCGAACAT
Coding sequences within it:
- a CDS encoding sugar phosphate isomerase/epimerase: MIRLGVNTVLFSGFPLETAVDCIARAGYDGVELSAIAGMCEHLELDRWEDQVDAIRSLLADHGLAPLAMEEARLDEDRLRKAFGAAQAIGIPVVNIGPGGKKDVEEDFVRQTDMMARMADMAQAHGVVLCVKAHVGACIHDTPTTLRVMDRIASPHFGIDMDPSHIYRAGENPEEALPQVLSRVRHVHIRDCKGRGPSPGPIRDQACGRGDVDLPGYFRGMVAGGYDGPVDLEVIGAKDEDLTERTIIAAESYGYMNACLEALGAR
- a CDS encoding Gfo/Idh/MocA family oxidoreductase, giving the protein MTLRIGIVGVGGIGNIHARIYTELPETTVVAVCDIIKERADKAAAAYGARAFYSVQEMLDSGIELDACSMCTAGVENGGDHYAPTMQLLAAGLPVLGEKPISNEIDKAEEMVALAAEKGLPYAVNLNHRFTPAAERAKKWIEDGRLGQLHMINMRMWINNPNETSPWFHLRALHPHSIDVMRYFCGDVRTVHAFLSKGKGRAIWSNAQIGMLFENGVIGNLTGSYDAGGSFGLECCDVSGSEGRFVIEDACERLFFHPRRSIEAERYDYLGGMRVFGETFKSRITCWVRQLIAKVPPSEIEASGAEALKAQRVIEAAIRSFQTGQRVDVG
- a CDS encoding IS630 family transposase (programmed frameshift) — encoded protein: MAAKYVVRLTPEERSELSALVRKGKTQADRIKHANILLAVDADGPAWTNEQTAKAFHCHANTVTNLRQRFVEGGLEAALERKKQQRPSRTPVLDGEGEARLIAIACSPPPEGRTRWTLKMLADRLVELEVVDSISDQAVRRTLNKNETKPHLRQCRVIPPKEDSDFVAHMEDVLEVYKRPYDPCFPVVCMDEQPTQLIKQTHEVIPAAPGRPVRVDHEYERAGTAENFLFTEPLAGWRKVNVRQCRTKVDWAEEIRELLEVDYPEAEKVVLVCDNLNTHKMGSLYEAFEPAQARRLASRLEVHYTPKHGSWMNIAESELSVSTRQCLDRRIPEVGLLRAQARHWYRERNARQKGVDWHFTTEDARIKPHRLYPHIRLS
- a CDS encoding DUF1573 domain-containing protein; amino-acid sequence: MIDGDYARFTFTIHNDGNAELVVERVYSKCGCVRAVLRQDRIACGGEAILTAAVDVTEITGPFSQQVLLCVNDPVTPQVVLECKGVVSRPVLVKPQVLKFGVLAVSGNRSVPVEILANPPATQLQIGNVDVNSRYVKATLVSDMSGKARIDVATVPPGAGRASPTRRG
- a CDS encoding tetratricopeptide repeat protein, which produces MEREQDMSRLHILLSRRALCCAAICVFIGMMADIGRADDLEEWEKAARAGLSLQQETNSLHQLGHEYYKQGKFAKSLALFEEVVSRRSDSDDVLVDSMRMVGQINLSCFVRLPEAETAYKQMIALAEHAPALQATKPLLLTEALEKLALAYQLSSRYEDSIAARNRLLAEGVLEESSRAWALLEMGRDYAHAGNADKAVGYFDQLLKEYPSFGRDTGRVVNVLIERIRAHGFERNDERRVRMLQDVWSDPQYSTYLQVVNVGRSIVASANFRGDYKTAVATGWEVLRAVDTRWPELSDEDVHKHDIDDAYAQVVVTMCDILEPTGDILTPIALYTRLLNRFPDGVFSEHCKQSLDRLYRKKLQYHPEDVIPDIDELISMGNEQTDSMSADSREDRYASASISIHMDSYDAGGVGDTQRDDEGQRSSGYWIWVMCVVGLLCLACGTIWMRRCNIRRKKRVDE
- a CDS encoding transposase, which encodes DRFARAMAKRRKLIVHVATHPPWTKEARNVAERFRRHGEAHFRFITTPGVEPTNNLAEQALRFVVIDRRITQGTRGEAGRQWSERIGTVRATCAQQGRSVCAFLHNALTASFTGQPAPSLLPA